A window of Methanolobus sediminis contains these coding sequences:
- a CDS encoding NosD domain-containing protein: protein MVGKQTIVRILMMVIIFSTISITTVSATEITVGKNTSYDHTSILEAVAEASDGDTIIVYAATYKENIDIDKSLIIRTDSASTEACIQAADVNEPVLHITADNVRISGFEIINSSEECGIDIESVDGCTITGTTLRSNWNGIFVEDSNNTSIIGNYIFENECSGIYLLNDTNCTIEDNDLQGNYQGIEMLYSDYNIITDNTIGNNTKNGLDLFDSNNNKIKNNDETENECGIYIMMSNENNIEKNTVLKNKKGIDLSNSRFNTFSGNEIDYNQKNIIFTESNHNLIYNNIINSTGIELIGEMSNNWNISVTNGENIVGGFLLGGNYWTDSQNEGISQTCTDENHDGFCDCTYDLGENYNYDNSFNIDYLPLRKTDFITVDDDDDNNADYNSIQDAVNNASDKDTIVVFPGTYSENIDVNKELRIVSASGDPDDTIVQALNPDGHVFHVTADNVTVSGFNVSVATGSGKAGIYLDNVENNNISYNVLSNNSIGIYLVSCSNNTLADNTATNNDYGIHLSSSGNNMLTNNTAEYNDIYGIHLVSSGNNTLNGNTAEHNNNYGIHLVYSSNNMLTGNNAVDNDGHGIYLQSSSNNTLTGNNVADNNYGIWMIYSSKNTLNYNNIAHNDLGIRISASVNNIICVNDFLNNNDTDYTYNYLEEVGYLYNDSLYIGYIGNYYSNYKAADKNNDGVNDTAPYALIDLSENYQLTSNPIQSITIEGEHINPTSLTTTDSKTFPIKIGESYKITISTIKSTEIDNISLKVYDSNGTKLTTSFEVNRSDNDYILNFSVNETEQEVGSSGDIEIILQNINVSGTVVEEYKKIAPIIFTFFEFKENDDGLYEIFPDKNGTGSTVVIASPEFEQEFVTEYWTDEGLSSVEIDKKLFNLACLQTVALNEIVKKWPDSTIQIYDKDVAQATVERDIDNFRSNKKQVVIVGALPHAETSFGNLKASKAYPASYLSYTMAAEINNQNLWHENDIVYVAKHYRAMQYFNALNPIVINLMEIPHIYRLIKYDTSSEFGSDDTDYPAILIAKENHPLLQVSPTLGTDIRGDISEIDYSKTLYKMGTLMPLGYTYYPGLDIEREYEICTLTVHIGLDKFNAEASFPENFYFKAGISRNEEEVKNEIYCGRNGKYSWTSFKYYLLKQTITINENLGYQKISGVEDKALKRVNSIPLIPNSCKMLIKEMVTGYFDALTLICAPHALISENEVLQYVLEPSSAHTLLSDTLNKLSTEDKTVSEIVIYQNEKYPGKVALINGAISVISEVFSEIDLASSDKSPYSVTPTLEAESHVYDYVGASDNINYILLMDDIVTESTIFESKVENGAFDYKDALDLIGKGLGLYEKDSGTTDKKYKELSKKRDKAARLARLACKAGSAISSYEEAQEAATFNANQLFYIGDPYLTGYDDPVSNITVDPLPDTIKIDFSSKPNSADFMGTTFIFPNVTSFEMTNVTSKVILEDWLPSSGLPKTQVMTISIFHPSNQVIDGINYSLSNETVMENITLPVGAVTIENSTVPGLMDNLTGYPSYRMMMGTEDLGNISHTVLRIFPTIYYPNKTLVYYEDIDVTLNVKNVTLPDIDVHLDSYPNIIGVRSGNTSSAILRFYNDLYSTDNATVKVVFNSSSDMTIDGINASLPLSLELGTSSDDYYREIPVNITIPEVSTKETFYMNVTLEYFDGNDTTSKLYSIPVIAIPENMTDLEIIDVDFPEELEAYHTYNVSVSIKNSGQNTVAFVPVKLFLDYNETSETTLNEIKVNETCVEYFSFMPTTTGEHNLTVVVSPSPYELNLENNYYTELFDIKTVITVDSSGGGDYTSINEALEASIDGCTIVVYPGEYNENIYVDKSVTILSASIDPTNTVVKAAEPMNPVFHLVKNDVTITGFGITNSNNAGIYLDNVQECTISCNNIESNGNGIILNNSIDNNLAENRIADNSDIGLQISGSNGNIIDSNIFTDNRYGLDLTYSDKNKVNDCIVYNNEKGILIENSNENHLTNSVLYENEEGVYFTLSSNNTMHNNAITDNSQEGIVLHNSGSNLIYNNFFNNIENIEINGDNFWNTTMVKGENIIGGPYLGGNFWATPNNTGFSQISKDENGDGICDIEYQITENNTDYFPLTYIKDETIQDNNEDESINIIFEYSEEPESNIEMTMLSKQYVSEGKHLIYDFSDENDCLISVEFDSKKTVGYVITTVDILKGRSFLVSSSPDGETYLNMNICVGNDNFSTSEFIDNVIIKFKVDKSWIADNSINETTIRLNLYNNGKWTQLNSIKADEDGSYLFFEANTPTFSSFAITGEEIVYSPIDDNEILEKSTEEAKQDSQDISGFGVIGAAAIILIIISVLKRRKTN, encoded by the coding sequence GATGAAACAGAGAATGAATGTGGCATTTACATTATGATGTCCAACGAAAATAACATTGAAAAGAATACTGTTCTCAAAAATAAAAAAGGAATTGACCTCAGTAATTCCCGTTTCAATACTTTTTCAGGTAATGAAATAGACTATAATCAAAAGAACATAATTTTTACAGAAAGTAATCATAATCTAATCTACAACAATATAATCAACTCCACTGGTATTGAACTCATTGGTGAAATGAGCAATAACTGGAACATCAGTGTTACAAATGGAGAAAATATTGTAGGTGGGTTCTTATTAGGTGGAAATTACTGGACAGATTCACAAAATGAAGGTATCAGTCAAACATGCACAGATGAGAACCATGATGGATTCTGTGATTGTACATACGATCTTGGTGAAAATTATAACTATGACAATAGTTTCAATATTGACTATTTGCCTCTTCGAAAAACAGATTTTATCACTGTAGACGACGATGATGATAATAATGCTGATTATAATTCAATTCAGGATGCTGTGAATAACGCAAGTGATAAAGATACTATCGTTGTATTCCCGGGAACATACTCTGAGAATATAGATGTGAACAAGGAACTTAGAATCGTTTCAGCTTCCGGTGATCCAGATGATACAATCGTTCAGGCTCTAAACCCGGATGGCCATGTGTTCCATGTAACTGCAGACAATGTTACAGTCAGTGGTTTTAATGTGAGTGTAGCTACAGGATCTGGCAAAGCAGGTATATATCTCGATAATGTAGAGAATAACAATATCAGTTACAATGTATTGTCAAACAATTCCATAGGTATCTATCTGGTTTCTTGCAGCAACAACACGCTGGCAGACAACACTGCAACAAATAATGACTACGGCATACATTTGAGTTCTTCCGGCAACAACATGCTGACAAACAACACTGCAGAATACAATGATATATACGGCATACATCTGGTTTCTTCCGGCAACAACACTCTTAACGGCAATACGGCGGAGCACAACAATAACTACGGCATACATCTGGTTTATTCCAGTAACAACATGCTGACAGGCAACAACGCAGTAGACAATGATGGACATGGCATCTATCTACAGTCTTCCAGTAACAACACGCTGACAGGCAACAACGTAGCAGACAATAACTACGGCATCTGGATGATTTATTCAAGCAAAAACACACTAAACTACAACAACATAGCACATAATGATCTGGGAATCAGAATTTCTGCTAGTGTAAATAACATCATATGTGTAAATGATTTCCTCAACAATAATGATACAGATTACACATACAATTACCTCGAAGAAGTTGGATATCTGTACAATGATTCATTATACATAGGATACATTGGAAATTATTATTCAAATTATAAAGCTGCTGATAAAAATAACGATGGAGTTAATGATACCGCACCGTATGCATTAATTGATTTATCAGAAAACTATCAATTAACCTCAAATCCAATACAGTCAATAACTATTGAAGGAGAACATATTAATCCTACTTCTTTGACTACCACAGATTCGAAAACTTTTCCTATTAAAATTGGTGAAAGCTATAAAATTACTATCTCTACAATAAAGAGTACCGAGATTGACAATATTTCATTAAAAGTTTATGATTCAAACGGAACAAAACTAACTACAAGTTTTGAAGTAAACCGCTCTGATAATGATTACATTCTTAATTTTTCTGTAAATGAGACTGAGCAGGAAGTCGGTTCATCGGGTGACATAGAAATTATACTTCAAAATATTAATGTAAGTGGCACAGTAGTGGAAGAATACAAAAAAATTGCTCCTATCATCTTTACATTTTTTGAATTTAAAGAGAACGATGACGGTCTCTATGAGATATTTCCTGATAAAAACGGAACAGGAAGTACAGTAGTGATTGCAAGTCCTGAGTTTGAACAGGAATTTGTTACCGAATACTGGACAGATGAAGGCCTGTCTTCAGTAGAAATAGATAAAAAACTCTTCAATTTAGCATGTTTGCAAACTGTAGCTCTTAATGAGATTGTCAAAAAATGGCCGGATTCCACCATACAGATTTACGATAAAGATGTTGCACAGGCTACTGTTGAACGTGACATAGATAATTTTAGATCAAATAAAAAACAAGTTGTAATTGTGGGGGCACTTCCGCATGCAGAAACCTCATTTGGTAATCTAAAAGCTTCCAAAGCATACCCTGCTTCCTATCTTAGTTATACTATGGCAGCTGAGATAAATAATCAGAACCTATGGCATGAAAACGACATAGTATATGTTGCTAAGCATTACAGAGCTATGCAATATTTTAATGCCTTAAATCCCATTGTCATAAATTTGATGGAAATTCCCCATATATATAGGCTTATCAAATATGATACTTCATCTGAATTTGGCTCTGATGATACAGATTATCCTGCAATACTCATTGCTAAAGAAAATCATCCTCTTTTGCAGGTATCTCCTACACTTGGAACCGATATTCGTGGAGACATTAGTGAAATTGATTACAGCAAAACTCTTTACAAAATGGGAACACTGATGCCTTTAGGATATACTTATTATCCTGGACTTGATATCGAACGTGAATATGAAATCTGTACTCTTACTGTACACATAGGTCTGGACAAATTTAATGCTGAAGCCTCTTTTCCTGAAAATTTCTACTTTAAAGCAGGAATTTCCCGGAATGAAGAAGAAGTCAAGAACGAAATATATTGTGGCCGAAATGGAAAGTATTCGTGGACTTCATTCAAATATTATTTGCTAAAACAAACTATAACAATAAATGAAAATTTGGGTTATCAAAAAATAAGTGGAGTAGAAGATAAAGCTCTTAAAAGAGTAAACTCAATTCCCTTAATTCCAAATAGCTGCAAAATGCTAATCAAAGAAATGGTAACAGGATACTTTGATGCGCTAACTCTAATATGTGCACCCCATGCCCTCATTTCAGAAAATGAAGTATTGCAGTATGTGCTTGAACCAAGTAGTGCCCATACTTTACTTTCAGATACGCTTAATAAATTAAGCACAGAAGATAAAACCGTCTCGGAAATAGTAATATATCAAAATGAGAAGTATCCAGGCAAGGTAGCACTTATAAATGGTGCAATTTCGGTTATATCTGAAGTTTTCAGCGAGATTGACTTGGCATCATCCGATAAATCTCCTTATAGTGTAACTCCTACTTTGGAAGCAGAATCACATGTATATGACTATGTAGGAGCCTCGGACAACATCAATTATATTCTATTGATGGATGATATTGTTACAGAAAGTACAATTTTTGAATCAAAGGTAGAAAATGGTGCTTTTGATTATAAGGATGCTCTTGATTTAATAGGCAAAGGGTTGGGTTTGTATGAAAAAGATAGTGGTACAACTGATAAAAAATACAAAGAGCTCTCTAAAAAAAGAGATAAAGCTGCTAGACTGGCTAGGCTAGCTTGTAAAGCTGGATCTGCAATAAGTAGTTATGAAGAAGCTCAGGAAGCAGCAACTTTCAATGCAAATCAACTCTTTTACATAGGAGATCCTTATCTTACAGGTTATGATGATCCAGTATCAAATATAACCGTAGATCCTCTTCCAGATACGATCAAAATCGATTTTTCATCAAAGCCGAATAGTGCTGATTTCATGGGTACGACATTCATATTTCCGAATGTTACATCATTTGAAATGACAAACGTCACTTCAAAGGTCATTTTAGAGGATTGGTTGCCATCTTCAGGCTTACCTAAAACCCAGGTAATGACAATCTCCATATTCCATCCATCGAACCAGGTAATAGATGGGATTAACTATTCACTTTCAAATGAAACAGTAATGGAAAACATCACATTGCCAGTCGGAGCTGTAACGATCGAAAATAGTACAGTCCCCGGACTCATGGACAATCTTACTGGATATCCATCCTATAGAATGATGATGGGAACTGAAGATCTTGGAAATATCAGCCATACAGTTTTGAGAATATTCCCTACAATATATTATCCAAATAAAACATTAGTATATTATGAGGATATAGATGTCACCCTGAATGTAAAGAACGTCACATTGCCTGATATTGATGTGCATCTTGATTCATATCCGAACATTATAGGGGTAAGGAGTGGTAATACTAGCAGTGCAATATTAAGATTCTACAATGATCTTTACTCAACAGATAATGCTACGGTCAAGGTCGTTTTCAATTCATCATCAGATATGACCATTGATGGAATAAATGCTTCATTGCCGCTATCTCTGGAACTGGGAACATCTTCTGATGATTATTACAGAGAAATACCTGTTAACATAACCATACCTGAGGTTAGCACAAAAGAAACTTTCTACATGAATGTAACACTGGAGTATTTTGATGGTAACGATACAACCAGCAAATTGTATTCAATACCTGTAATCGCAATTCCTGAGAACATGACTGACCTGGAAATAATTGATGTGGATTTCCCTGAAGAATTAGAGGCATATCACACATACAACGTTTCAGTATCAATCAAAAATTCCGGTCAAAACACTGTTGCATTTGTTCCAGTGAAGCTCTTCCTTGATTACAATGAGACATCAGAAACCACATTAAATGAAATAAAAGTCAATGAAACATGTGTTGAGTATTTCAGTTTCATGCCGACTACAACCGGAGAACATAATTTAACAGTTGTAGTTTCACCTTCGCCTTATGAACTAAATCTCGAGAATAATTATTATACTGAATTATTCGATATTAAAACGGTAATAACGGTTGATAGTAGTGGCGGAGGAGATTATACTTCAATAAACGAGGCATTGGAAGCCTCGATTGATGGATGTACTATTGTAGTCTATCCCGGAGAATATAATGAGAATATATACGTCGATAAGTCAGTAACAATACTATCGGCGTCAATTGATCCAACAAATACAGTTGTTAAAGCAGCTGAACCCATGAACCCTGTATTCCATCTAGTGAAAAATGATGTAACAATAACAGGTTTTGGCATCACGAACTCAAATAATGCAGGCATATATCTTGATAATGTGCAGGAATGTACTATAAGCTGCAATAACATAGAATCAAATGGAAACGGAATCATCCTGAACAATTCCATAGATAATAATCTTGCTGAGAACAGAATAGCAGATAATAGTGATATAGGTTTGCAAATATCCGGATCAAATGGTAATATCATCGATTCAAATATTTTTACAGATAACAGATATGGACTAGATTTAACATATTCTGACAAGAACAAGGTAAATGACTGTATTGTGTACAATAATGAAAAGGGCATCCTGATTGAAAACTCAAATGAAAATCATTTGACAAACAGTGTTCTTTATGAGAACGAAGAAGGTGTCTATTTTACTTTGTCTAGCAACAATACCATGCACAACAATGCAATTACTGATAATTCCCAGGAGGGCATTGTCCTTCACAATAGTGGAAGTAACCTCATCTATAACAACTTCTTCAATAACATAGAGAATATCGAAATCAATGGGGATAACTTCTGGAATACCACCATGGTCAAAGGCGAAAATATAATCGGTGGACCGTACCTGGGTGGTAATTTCTGGGCAACTCCAAACAATACAGGTTTCAGTCAGATTTCAAAAGACGAAAATGGTGATGGTATTTGTGATATAGAATATCAAATTACTGAAAATAACACAGATTACTTCCCGCTTACTTACATCAAAGATGAAACCATACAAGACAATAATGAAGATGAAAGCATAAATATCATTTTTGAATATTCTGAAGAACCGGAAAGCAATATTGAAATGACAATGCTTTCAAAACAATATGTGTCAGAAGGAAAACATCTTATCTATGATTTCAGCGATGAGAACGACTGCTTGATTTCTGTAGAGTTTGATTCTAAGAAGACTGTTGGATATGTAATAACAACTGTGGATATTCTTAAAGGCAGATCCTTTTTGGTTTCAAGTTCACCTGATGGAGAAACTTACCTGAATATGAATATCTGTGTTGGCAATGACAATTTTTCAACATCAGAATTTATTGATAATGTAATTATTAAATTCAAAGTTGATAAATCATGGATTGCTGATAACTCAATAAATGAAACAACCATCAGATTGAATTTGTACAATAATGGTAAATGGACTCAACTAAACAGTATTAAAGCAGACGAAGATGGGAGCTATCTGTTCTTTGAAGCAAATACACCAACATTCTCATCGTTTGCAATTACGGGAGAAGAGATTGTATATTCACCCATTGATGATAATGAAATACTCGAAAAGTCTACTGAAGAAGCAAAACAAGATTCACAAGACATTTCTGGATTTGGTGTGATTGGTGCAGCCGCAATAATATTAATTATTATATCTGTTCTGAAAAGGAGGAAAACTAATTAA
- the cas1 gene encoding CRISPR-associated endonuclease Cas1 yields MNRICKMYCYHKYLKADDTEQYVFSPKRMDIDSVIIYGQNGNLTLDAIRWLIKHNVQISILNWDGKLLTTMLPPESTNVKTRFAQYHAFEEEKARVKIAKNFIEAKFDKSQVVLDYLKQRYLSVDYDFTEDFEKLKKAKSIKEIMGVEGGVAYKYWNEFSKAIPDKYDYESRIDSSRRPNGAGDMVNTMPNYGYALLEAEALRAINAVGLDLHVGFLHEMNTGKNSLAYDLQEPFRFLVDLAVLSLIERDCMEKKDFIRTESYSLRLRPTGAKKLTEEINLWFNKRVSYKGNMTMWSYVMFLKTRELAQYLTDKRKDIDFIVPQYETTRQDTNDIRKKILSISYSDWKKLGFSKGTLHYMKKNAKADKPFTLNAHNKERLDKWEKLVANG; encoded by the coding sequence ATGAACCGAATATGCAAAATGTACTGCTATCACAAATATCTCAAGGCTGATGACACTGAACAATATGTATTCTCTCCAAAGAGAATGGATATTGATAGTGTTATTATCTATGGTCAGAACGGAAATCTCACACTTGATGCTATCCGATGGTTGATAAAACACAATGTCCAGATATCAATTCTCAACTGGGATGGTAAGCTATTAACTACAATGCTCCCACCTGAAAGCACTAATGTCAAGACAAGGTTTGCTCAGTACCATGCTTTTGAGGAAGAGAAAGCAAGAGTCAAAATAGCAAAGAACTTCATTGAGGCTAAGTTTGACAAATCTCAAGTAGTGCTTGATTATCTCAAACAAAGATATCTTTCAGTTGACTACGATTTTACAGAGGACTTTGAGAAACTAAAGAAAGCAAAATCCATCAAGGAAATAATGGGTGTTGAAGGTGGAGTAGCCTACAAATATTGGAACGAGTTCTCAAAAGCCATTCCTGATAAATATGATTATGAATCAAGAATTGATTCGAGCCGTAGGCCCAACGGGGCAGGGGACATGGTAAACACTATGCCTAACTATGGCTACGCTCTGCTAGAGGCAGAGGCCCTCCGGGCCATCAACGCTGTGGGGTTAGATCTCCACGTGGGTTTTTTGCATGAAATGAATACTGGCAAGAATAGTCTAGCTTACGACTTACAAGAACCTTTCAGGTTCCTTGTGGATCTCGCAGTTTTAAGTCTAATAGAAAGAGATTGCATGGAGAAGAAAGATTTCATTAGAACTGAAAGTTATTCCTTGCGCTTGAGGCCCACAGGGGCTAAGAAACTGACTGAAGAGATCAATCTATGGTTCAATAAGAGAGTTAGTTACAAAGGGAATATGACAATGTGGAGTTATGTCATGTTCCTGAAGACTAGAGAATTAGCTCAATATTTAACTGACAAAAGAAAGGACATTGATTTCATTGTCCCTCAGTATGAGACAACACGACAGGACACAAACGACATACGAAAGAAAATACTCAGTATTTCGTATTCAGACTGGAAAAAGCTAGGATTCTCTAAAGGTACTTTGCATTACATGAAGAAAAACGCGAAGGCTGATAAGCCTTTTACGCTTAATGCTCATAACAAAGAACGCTTGGATAAGTGGGAGAAACTTGTTGCAAACGGTTGA
- a CDS encoding winged helix-turn-helix transcriptional regulator, producing MEVELETRKRIYELIRDSPGVHLRELTRRLDIVIGSLQYNLYYMEKKNMIYSIKDEDYVRYFVKDRKFGKNERNILFFLRRTPCRHILINLLQNGTMNNKELSDAVDLSPSTVSWHLNKLAGSGIITKEKVGRVSNFTVADPELVAELLILYKESFLDSLLDSFIDMWELDKKKR from the coding sequence ATGGAAGTTGAACTAGAAACTAGGAAAAGAATCTACGAACTTATCAGGGATTCACCTGGTGTTCATCTCAGGGAGCTTACAAGGCGACTGGATATAGTAATAGGTAGCTTGCAGTATAATCTTTATTATATGGAGAAGAAGAACATGATATACTCCATTAAGGATGAAGATTATGTGCGTTATTTTGTAAAAGACAGGAAGTTCGGGAAGAATGAGAGAAATATCCTCTTTTTTTTGAGGAGAACACCCTGTAGGCATATTCTGATCAATCTTCTCCAGAATGGCACCATGAACAATAAGGAATTATCAGATGCAGTTGATCTGTCCCCGTCTACGGTTTCCTGGCACCTTAACAAGCTTGCAGGTTCAGGAATAATCACAAAAGAGAAAGTAGGAAGGGTAAGTAATTTTACCGTTGCTGATCCTGAGCTTGTTGCCGAATTGCTTATTCTCTATAAAGAGAGTTTTCTTGATAGTCTTCTTGACAGTTTCATCGATATGTGGGAACTGGATAAAAAGAAGAGGTAA
- a CDS encoding COG4705 family protein, with product MNPYKDENNSSAPYEVASSSSLSRQILSKVPEITIFFWIIKIMATTVGETAADFLTFNLNLGLTQTTIIMSSFLLIALFIQFRSKRYVPAIYWLSVVMISVVGTLITDNLVDNYGVPLETTTIIFTFALIVTFALWYKSEKTLSIHSIYTAKREAFYWFAILFTFALGTAAGDLVSEGFDVGYWKSALMFATMIGIVTVAYYRINLNSVTAFWIAYILTRPLGASIGDYLSQPLSAGGLALSTMEISTVFLVTILGLVVYLTKTRKDEYVIVKEE from the coding sequence AAGGTTCCAGAAATTACAATCTTTTTCTGGATCATAAAAATCATGGCAACAACCGTTGGTGAAACAGCTGCAGACTTCCTTACATTTAATCTAAACCTAGGCTTAACTCAAACTACCATAATCATGAGCAGTTTCCTGCTTATCGCACTGTTCATCCAGTTTCGATCAAAAAGGTATGTGCCAGCAATCTACTGGCTATCTGTTGTGATGATCAGCGTTGTCGGTACATTGATCACCGATAATTTAGTGGACAACTACGGCGTCCCCCTGGAGACAACTACTATTATTTTCACCTTTGCACTAATAGTAACATTTGCACTATGGTATAAAAGTGAGAAGACATTGTCCATTCACTCCATCTACACAGCCAAGAGGGAAGCATTCTACTGGTTTGCTATTCTATTCACATTTGCTTTGGGTACTGCTGCCGGTGATTTAGTATCAGAGGGATTTGATGTGGGTTACTGGAAGTCAGCCCTTATGTTTGCTACAATGATAGGAATAGTAACCGTGGCATACTATCGCATTAATTTGAATTCAGTTACAGCCTTCTGGATAGCTTATATCCTGACACGTCCTCTCGGTGCTTCTATTGGTGACTATCTGTCGCAGCCTCTTAGTGCAGGTGGCCTTGCCCTAAGTACAATGGAGATAAGCACAGTTTTTCTCGTGACCATCCTGGGATTAGTTGTATATCTTACTAAGACGAGAAAGGATGAGTACGTTATTGTGAAAGAAGAATAG